The Tachyglossus aculeatus isolate mTacAcu1 chromosome 7, mTacAcu1.pri, whole genome shotgun sequence genome includes a region encoding these proteins:
- the LOC119930558 gene encoding integrin-linked kinase-associated serine/threonine phosphatase 2C isoform X2 encodes MDLFGDLPEPDPRPTAGIEIQTQGSLLFDDLPPSSSEESEQKGCGSAVMIFSHPSLDWSHLQILTGKEIQKGSFLFDDLPPASSVDSGPGGSLLFDDLPPASSGNSGSQATEASQAPRSDEKGAKRKTSEEEKNGSEERVEKKVCSAGIFSLKGYVAERKGEREEMQDAHVILNDITEDCKPLSSLITRVSYFAVFDGHGGIRASKFAAQNLHQNLIRKFPKGEVISVEKTVKRCLLDTFKHTDEEFLKQASSQKPAWKDGSTATCVLAVDNILYIANLGDSRAILCRYNEENQKHAALSLSKEHNPTQYEERMRIQKAGGNVRDGRVLGVLEVSRSIGDGQYKRCGVTSVPDIKRCQLTHNDRFIMLACDGLFKVFTPEEAVNFILSCLEDEKIQTREGKSATDARYEAACNRLASKAVQRGSADNVTVMVVRIEQ; translated from the exons GGATAGAAATACAGACACAAGGTTCTTTGCTTTTTGATGATCTCCCACCGTCCAGCAGTGAGGAATCAG AGCAGAAGGGATGTGGAAGTGCGGTGATGATTTTCAGCCACCCAAGCCTTGACTGGAGTCATCTTCAAATTTTGACAG GGAAAGAAATACAGAAAGGATCCTTTCTTTTTGATGACCTTCCTCCAGCCAGCAGTGTTGACTCAG GACCTGGGGGATCTTTGCTCTTTGATGATCTCCCACCTGCCAGCAGCGGGAACTCAG GTTCACAGGCAACTGAGGCATCTCAAGCACCAAGGAGTGATGAGAAGGGAGCAAAGAGAAAAACATCTGAAGAAGAGAAGAATGGAAGTGAAGAGCGTGTGGAAAAGAAAGTTT GCTCTGCAGGGATATTCAGTCTGAAAGGCTATGTAGCGGAGCGGAAAGGTGAACGAGAGGAGATGCAGGATGCCCACGTCATTCTGAACGATATTACAGAGGATTGTAAGCCTCTTTCATCTCTCAT TACCCGCGTTTCGTATTTTGCTGTTTTTGATGGACATGGGGGAATTCGAGCCTCAAAGTTTGCTGCTCAGAATCTGCATCAGAACCTGATAAGGAAGTTTCCCAAGG GAGAGGTAATCAGCGTGGAGAAAACCGTGAAGAGGTGTCTCCTGGACACTTTCAAACACACCGACGAGGAGTTCCTAAAGCAGGCCTCCAGCCA AAAGCCTGCCTGGAAAGATGGTTCAACAGCAACCTGTGTGTTGGCTGTGGACAACATCCTTTATATTGCCAATCTTGGAGACAGCCGG GCAATATTGTGCCGTTACAATGAGGAAAATCAGAAACACGCGGCCTTGAGTCTGAGCAAAGAACATAATCCAACCCAGTATGAAGAACGAATGAGAATACAGAAGGCTGGAGGCAATGTCAG GGACGGCAGAGTCCTGGGTGTGCTGGAGGTCTCCCGTTCCATTGGGGACGGACAGTACAAGCGCTGTGGCGTCACCTCCGTGCCCGATATCAAACGCTGCCAACTTACACACAATGACAG GTTCATCATGCTGGCCTGTGATGGTCTCTTCAAGGTCTTTACCCCAGAGGAAGCTGTGAATTTCATCTTGTCCTGCCTGGAG GATGAGAAGATCCAGACTAGAGAAGGGAAGTCGGCCACCGATGCCCGATACGAAGCGGCCTGTAACCGGCTCGCCAGTAAGGCCGTGCAGCGGGGCTCAGCAGATAATGTCACCGTAATGGTGGTGCGGATAGAGCAGTGA
- the LOC119930558 gene encoding integrin-linked kinase-associated serine/threonine phosphatase 2C isoform X3, producing the protein MDLFGDLPEPDPRPTAGIEIQTQGSLLFDDLPPSSSEESGKEIQKGSFLFDDLPPASSVDSGPGGSLLFDDLPPASSGNSGSQATEASQAPRSDEKGAKRKTSEEEKNGSEERVEKKVCKGSAGIFSLKGYVAERKGEREEMQDAHVILNDITEDCKPLSSLITRVSYFAVFDGHGGIRASKFAAQNLHQNLIRKFPKGEVISVEKTVKRCLLDTFKHTDEEFLKQASSQKPAWKDGSTATCVLAVDNILYIANLGDSRAILCRYNEENQKHAALSLSKEHNPTQYEERMRIQKAGGNVRDGRVLGVLEVSRSIGDGQYKRCGVTSVPDIKRCQLTHNDRFIMLACDGLFKVFTPEEAVNFILSCLEDEKIQTREGKSATDARYEAACNRLASKAVQRGSADNVTVMVVRIEQ; encoded by the exons GGATAGAAATACAGACACAAGGTTCTTTGCTTTTTGATGATCTCCCACCGTCCAGCAGTGAGGAATCAG GGAAAGAAATACAGAAAGGATCCTTTCTTTTTGATGACCTTCCTCCAGCCAGCAGTGTTGACTCAG GACCTGGGGGATCTTTGCTCTTTGATGATCTCCCACCTGCCAGCAGCGGGAACTCAG GTTCACAGGCAACTGAGGCATCTCAAGCACCAAGGAGTGATGAGAAGGGAGCAAAGAGAAAAACATCTGAAGAAGAGAAGAATGGAAGTGAAGAGCGTGTGGAAAAGAAAGTTTGTAAAG GCTCTGCAGGGATATTCAGTCTGAAAGGCTATGTAGCGGAGCGGAAAGGTGAACGAGAGGAGATGCAGGATGCCCACGTCATTCTGAACGATATTACAGAGGATTGTAAGCCTCTTTCATCTCTCAT TACCCGCGTTTCGTATTTTGCTGTTTTTGATGGACATGGGGGAATTCGAGCCTCAAAGTTTGCTGCTCAGAATCTGCATCAGAACCTGATAAGGAAGTTTCCCAAGG GAGAGGTAATCAGCGTGGAGAAAACCGTGAAGAGGTGTCTCCTGGACACTTTCAAACACACCGACGAGGAGTTCCTAAAGCAGGCCTCCAGCCA AAAGCCTGCCTGGAAAGATGGTTCAACAGCAACCTGTGTGTTGGCTGTGGACAACATCCTTTATATTGCCAATCTTGGAGACAGCCGG GCAATATTGTGCCGTTACAATGAGGAAAATCAGAAACACGCGGCCTTGAGTCTGAGCAAAGAACATAATCCAACCCAGTATGAAGAACGAATGAGAATACAGAAGGCTGGAGGCAATGTCAG GGACGGCAGAGTCCTGGGTGTGCTGGAGGTCTCCCGTTCCATTGGGGACGGACAGTACAAGCGCTGTGGCGTCACCTCCGTGCCCGATATCAAACGCTGCCAACTTACACACAATGACAG GTTCATCATGCTGGCCTGTGATGGTCTCTTCAAGGTCTTTACCCCAGAGGAAGCTGTGAATTTCATCTTGTCCTGCCTGGAG GATGAGAAGATCCAGACTAGAGAAGGGAAGTCGGCCACCGATGCCCGATACGAAGCGGCCTGTAACCGGCTCGCCAGTAAGGCCGTGCAGCGGGGCTCAGCAGATAATGTCACCGTAATGGTGGTGCGGATAGAGCAGTGA
- the LOC119930558 gene encoding integrin-linked kinase-associated serine/threonine phosphatase 2C isoform X1, with translation MDLFGDLPEPDPRPTAGIEIQTQGSLLFDDLPPSSSEESEQKGCGSAVMIFSHPSLDWSHLQILTGKEIQKGSFLFDDLPPASSVDSGPGGSLLFDDLPPASSGNSGSQATEASQAPRSDEKGAKRKTSEEEKNGSEERVEKKVCKGSAGIFSLKGYVAERKGEREEMQDAHVILNDITEDCKPLSSLITRVSYFAVFDGHGGIRASKFAAQNLHQNLIRKFPKGEVISVEKTVKRCLLDTFKHTDEEFLKQASSQKPAWKDGSTATCVLAVDNILYIANLGDSRAILCRYNEENQKHAALSLSKEHNPTQYEERMRIQKAGGNVRDGRVLGVLEVSRSIGDGQYKRCGVTSVPDIKRCQLTHNDRFIMLACDGLFKVFTPEEAVNFILSCLEDEKIQTREGKSATDARYEAACNRLASKAVQRGSADNVTVMVVRIEQ, from the exons GGATAGAAATACAGACACAAGGTTCTTTGCTTTTTGATGATCTCCCACCGTCCAGCAGTGAGGAATCAG AGCAGAAGGGATGTGGAAGTGCGGTGATGATTTTCAGCCACCCAAGCCTTGACTGGAGTCATCTTCAAATTTTGACAG GGAAAGAAATACAGAAAGGATCCTTTCTTTTTGATGACCTTCCTCCAGCCAGCAGTGTTGACTCAG GACCTGGGGGATCTTTGCTCTTTGATGATCTCCCACCTGCCAGCAGCGGGAACTCAG GTTCACAGGCAACTGAGGCATCTCAAGCACCAAGGAGTGATGAGAAGGGAGCAAAGAGAAAAACATCTGAAGAAGAGAAGAATGGAAGTGAAGAGCGTGTGGAAAAGAAAGTTTGTAAAG GCTCTGCAGGGATATTCAGTCTGAAAGGCTATGTAGCGGAGCGGAAAGGTGAACGAGAGGAGATGCAGGATGCCCACGTCATTCTGAACGATATTACAGAGGATTGTAAGCCTCTTTCATCTCTCAT TACCCGCGTTTCGTATTTTGCTGTTTTTGATGGACATGGGGGAATTCGAGCCTCAAAGTTTGCTGCTCAGAATCTGCATCAGAACCTGATAAGGAAGTTTCCCAAGG GAGAGGTAATCAGCGTGGAGAAAACCGTGAAGAGGTGTCTCCTGGACACTTTCAAACACACCGACGAGGAGTTCCTAAAGCAGGCCTCCAGCCA AAAGCCTGCCTGGAAAGATGGTTCAACAGCAACCTGTGTGTTGGCTGTGGACAACATCCTTTATATTGCCAATCTTGGAGACAGCCGG GCAATATTGTGCCGTTACAATGAGGAAAATCAGAAACACGCGGCCTTGAGTCTGAGCAAAGAACATAATCCAACCCAGTATGAAGAACGAATGAGAATACAGAAGGCTGGAGGCAATGTCAG GGACGGCAGAGTCCTGGGTGTGCTGGAGGTCTCCCGTTCCATTGGGGACGGACAGTACAAGCGCTGTGGCGTCACCTCCGTGCCCGATATCAAACGCTGCCAACTTACACACAATGACAG GTTCATCATGCTGGCCTGTGATGGTCTCTTCAAGGTCTTTACCCCAGAGGAAGCTGTGAATTTCATCTTGTCCTGCCTGGAG GATGAGAAGATCCAGACTAGAGAAGGGAAGTCGGCCACCGATGCCCGATACGAAGCGGCCTGTAACCGGCTCGCCAGTAAGGCCGTGCAGCGGGGCTCAGCAGATAATGTCACCGTAATGGTGGTGCGGATAGAGCAGTGA